One genomic window of Bartonella sp. HY038 includes the following:
- the aat gene encoding leucyl/phenylalanyl-tRNA--protein transferase, giving the protein MDYYKIDPEDLLNAYAQGIFPMSDDADDPDIFWVKPKMRGIIPLNSLHISRSLAKFLRKNPFEIRFDTDFFGVINGCAEATKGRENTWINQSIRDACHTLFLNGFCHTVEAWRDEKLVGGLYGISLGGAFFGESMFSRTDNASKACLVALVNLLQTHGFQLLDTQFLTDHLASMGAIEIPQEDYEKLLFTAIELKSKF; this is encoded by the coding sequence ATGGATTATTATAAGATTGATCCCGAAGACTTGCTTAACGCCTATGCTCAAGGCATTTTTCCAATGTCTGATGACGCAGATGATCCCGATATTTTTTGGGTAAAACCTAAAATGCGTGGTATTATCCCTCTTAACTCCTTACATATTTCACGCAGCCTTGCAAAATTTTTGCGTAAAAATCCTTTTGAAATTCGATTTGATACAGATTTCTTTGGAGTGATAAATGGTTGTGCCGAGGCCACGAAAGGCCGCGAAAATACATGGATAAATCAATCTATACGCGATGCATGCCATACACTTTTTTTAAATGGTTTTTGCCATACGGTGGAAGCTTGGCGTGATGAAAAGTTGGTAGGCGGACTATATGGCATTTCGCTTGGCGGCGCATTTTTTGGTGAAAGTATGTTTTCACGCACGGACAATGCTTCCAAAGCATGTTTAGTTGCTTTAGTTAACTTACTGCAAACCCATGGCTTTCAATTATTAGACACTCAGTTTTTAACCGATCATTTGGCGAGTATGGGGGCTATCGAAATTCCGCAAGAGGATTATGAAAAACTTCTTTTCACCGCTATTGAGCTTAAGAGTAAGTTTTAA
- the tpiA gene encoding triose-phosphate isomerase: MTTTIRPLIAGNWKMHGTSESLSELRAIAVGLSSDLGSGFDALICVPATLISRAHDILSGEVLSLGGQDCHTLDNGAYTGDVSAPMIKDAGASFVIVGHSERREYHHESDEIVRKKTEAAHRANLVAVVCVGEKLEERENGIALSVVESQLAGSLPDKISDSDTIVAYEPVWAIGTGKIPTIADVEEMHGFIRNVLVKRYGENANQIRILYGGSVKPDNAATLLAVDNVNGALVGGASLKAGDFLAICNAGRK, from the coding sequence ATGACTACTACCATTCGTCCGCTAATTGCAGGCAATTGGAAAATGCATGGCACAAGCGAATCGCTCTCTGAGTTGCGAGCTATCGCTGTTGGTTTAAGTTCTGATCTGGGTAGTGGCTTTGATGCATTGATTTGTGTTCCAGCAACACTTATTTCTAGAGCCCATGACATTTTGTCGGGTGAGGTATTATCTTTAGGTGGGCAAGACTGTCATACGCTGGATAATGGTGCATATACGGGTGATGTCTCCGCGCCGATGATTAAGGATGCAGGTGCGTCTTTTGTCATTGTTGGCCATTCGGAACGACGCGAATATCACCATGAAAGTGATGAAATTGTCCGCAAAAAAACGGAAGCTGCTCACCGTGCTAATTTGGTAGCGGTGGTTTGCGTAGGTGAAAAGTTAGAAGAGCGCGAAAATGGTATTGCTCTTTCAGTAGTTGAAAGCCAATTAGCTGGTTCACTTCCTGATAAAATTAGCGATAGTGATACGATCGTCGCCTATGAGCCAGTTTGGGCAATTGGTACTGGTAAAATACCAACGATTGCTGACGTTGAAGAAATGCATGGCTTTATCCGCAATGTTTTAGTAAAGCGTTATGGCGAAAATGCCAATCAAATACGCATCCTTTATGGTGGCTCAGTGAAGCCTGACAATGCGGCGACTTTGCTAGCTGTTGATAATGTTAATGGCGCGCTTGTCGGCGGCGCTAGTTTAAAAGCTGGTGATTTTCTTGCAATTTGCAATGCTGGACGAAAGTGA
- the accB gene encoding acetyl-CoA carboxylase biotin carboxyl carrier protein — protein MTTDKKTGFNTDLIRDLAEILNDTNLSDIEVEQNDLRIRVSRTIGGGIAAQPVYAAPVGVPNMVAPQVAAAPAVETVSKNAVPSPMVGTAYLSPAPGARTFVEVGQQVSEGQTLLIVEAMKTMNPISSPRAGTVKAILVEDAQPVEFGEPLVVVE, from the coding sequence ATGACAACAGATAAAAAGACCGGCTTTAACACAGATCTAATTCGTGATTTGGCTGAAATTTTGAATGATACCAATCTTTCAGATATTGAAGTTGAGCAGAATGATTTACGCATTCGTGTTTCAAGAACTATTGGCGGTGGCATTGCAGCACAACCGGTTTATGCAGCCCCAGTAGGCGTTCCTAATATGGTAGCGCCGCAAGTTGCAGCCGCACCAGCTGTCGAAACGGTAAGCAAAAATGCGGTTCCCTCTCCAATGGTTGGCACGGCTTATCTTTCCCCTGCCCCAGGCGCGCGCACATTTGTTGAAGTTGGACAACAAGTTAGCGAAGGACAAACTTTGCTCATTGTTGAAGCAATGAAAACCATGAATCCTATTTCATCACCACGCGCTGGAACAGTAAAAGCAATTTTGGTTGAAGATGCACAACCAGTTGAATTTGGTGAGCCTTTAGTTGTTGTTGAATAA
- a CDS encoding c-type cytochrome: protein MKKLTRWLLALIILGVIGFFVLTSPITWSLTHPTRDVADESSPDLENGRVVFVASDCATCHATPNQENHLKLGGGRALDTEFGRFYMPNISPDKKDGIGNWTLAQFTKAVREGVGPNGIMPDGQNLYPAFPYTSYQRLTANDVRDMFAYIQSLEPVAGQAPGHELKFPFTMRRGVGVWRLAFLDGQPLAPEKNTASDKADAILIERGRYLVEGAGHCAECHSTRNFMGVIKSDLRYGGGPTPDGKGHFPNISQDETGIKFWPENSIVSYLKTGKSPINKIAGGDMAEVIENTKQLPDADLRAMAAYLKTIPGVDLPAPGQPEPNRTPQIVMLKQTSKVNAVLPTSSDNEVAQADILYTVNTKPFYLDENGSGDEDGKLLATAKLTVVDRKGDKIKVRLDGWQMDGAPSVVYALKGQRIMYAVLGDKAIAAYSRGAADIDAETNQTWYPVNLELWTTNQGLNTSLSNMWAYSSDMFNSSCGVCHALPQADHLLANQWIGNLNAMKRYTSLTPDQYRLLLGYLQNHSKDVNESGSTH, encoded by the coding sequence ATGAAAAAGCTTACCCGCTGGCTTTTAGCCCTTATTATATTAGGGGTTATCGGCTTTTTTGTCCTAACATCACCAATAACATGGTCACTTACCCATCCTACTCGCGATGTTGCGGATGAATCATCGCCAGATTTAGAAAATGGGCGTGTTGTTTTTGTTGCAAGCGATTGCGCTACATGCCACGCTACACCAAATCAAGAAAATCATTTAAAATTGGGCGGTGGACGTGCACTAGACACCGAATTCGGTCGCTTTTATATGCCGAATATTTCGCCCGATAAAAAAGATGGTATCGGCAATTGGACACTTGCCCAATTTACCAAAGCTGTTCGTGAAGGTGTTGGCCCAAATGGTATAATGCCAGATGGACAAAATTTATATCCAGCATTTCCTTACACTTCGTATCAACGGCTCACCGCTAATGATGTGCGTGATATGTTTGCTTACATACAGTCTTTAGAACCAGTGGCCGGACAAGCTCCTGGTCACGAGTTAAAATTTCCATTCACTATGCGCCGCGGTGTCGGTGTATGGCGGCTTGCATTTCTTGACGGTCAGCCTTTAGCGCCTGAAAAAAATACAGCTTCAGATAAGGCTGATGCAATATTAATTGAGCGCGGTCGTTATCTTGTTGAAGGTGCAGGGCATTGCGCCGAATGCCATTCGACTCGTAATTTTATGGGTGTAATTAAAAGTGACTTACGCTATGGTGGTGGACCAACTCCAGATGGCAAGGGACATTTTCCCAATATAAGCCAAGATGAGACAGGTATTAAATTCTGGCCTGAGAATTCCATTGTCAGCTACTTGAAAACTGGAAAAAGCCCCATCAATAAGATTGCGGGTGGTGATATGGCCGAAGTTATCGAAAATACAAAACAACTTCCAGATGCTGATTTACGCGCTATGGCAGCCTATTTAAAAACCATTCCAGGTGTTGATCTTCCAGCTCCAGGGCAACCAGAGCCTAACCGCACACCGCAAATTGTTATGCTAAAGCAAACTTCAAAGGTAAATGCAGTTCTGCCAACCTCGTCAGACAATGAAGTTGCCCAGGCTGATATTTTATATACGGTCAATACCAAGCCATTTTATTTAGACGAAAATGGTAGTGGTGATGAAGATGGAAAGCTACTTGCAACAGCTAAGCTTACCGTGGTTGACCGTAAAGGTGATAAGATTAAAGTTCGCCTTGATGGTTGGCAAATGGATGGTGCGCCGTCAGTAGTTTATGCGCTAAAGGGCCAACGCATTATGTATGCCGTCTTAGGTGATAAAGCCATAGCAGCTTATAGTCGCGGTGCAGCTGATATTGACGCAGAAACTAACCAGACTTGGTATCCCGTAAACTTGGAATTATGGACAACCAATCAGGGGCTAAATACATCACTTTCTAATATGTGGGCTTATTCATCTGATATGTTTAATTCTAGTTGTGGTGTATGTCATGCGCTACCACAAGCGGATCATCTTTTGGCAAACCAATGGATTGGTAATTTGAACGCGATGAAGCGGTACACATCACTGACACCCGATCAATATCGTTTATTACTTGGCTATTTGCAAAATCATTCTAAAGATGTCAACGAAAGTGGGAGCACCCATTAA
- the accC gene encoding acetyl-CoA carboxylase biotin carboxylase subunit, whose translation MIKKILIANRGEIALRVLRACKELDIKTVAVHSTADADAMHVRLADESVCIGPAPSRDSYLNMHQIVAACEITGADAIHPGYGFLSENAKFAEILEAHAITFIGPTSAHIRIMGDKIEAKKTAKRLGIPVVPGSDGAVTEDAEAMRIAHEIGFPVIIKASAGGGGRGMKVARNADELSIALSTARTEAGAAFGDDAVYIEKYLEKPRHIEVQVMGDGAGNAIHLGERDCSLQRRHQKVWEEATSPALDDEARQKIGNIVAKACAGLGYRGAGTIEFLYENGEFYFIEMNTRLQVEHPVTEAITGIDLVHEQIRVASGNGLSVTQDEVRFSGHAIECRINAEDPHNFTPSPGLITHFHTPGGLGIRVDSGAYTGYRIPPYYDSLIGKLIVHGRNRKECMMRLRRALDEFVVDGVKTTLPLFMDLIKNDDIAKGDYDIHWLEKYLANKNPAK comes from the coding sequence ATGATCAAGAAAATCCTTATAGCAAATCGTGGCGAAATTGCACTTCGCGTTCTAAGGGCCTGTAAAGAGCTTGATATAAAAACCGTAGCGGTCCATTCAACTGCTGACGCTGATGCTATGCATGTCCGTCTCGCGGATGAAAGTGTCTGTATTGGGCCTGCTCCTTCACGCGACAGCTATCTTAACATGCATCAAATCGTTGCAGCATGTGAAATAACCGGTGCGGATGCTATTCATCCAGGCTATGGCTTTTTATCTGAAAACGCCAAATTTGCTGAAATTCTTGAAGCTCATGCAATTACTTTTATTGGCCCTACTTCGGCCCATATTCGTATTATGGGTGATAAGATTGAAGCTAAAAAGACCGCAAAACGCCTTGGTATTCCAGTAGTTCCTGGCTCTGATGGTGCTGTAACAGAAGATGCAGAAGCCATGCGCATTGCCCACGAAATTGGCTTCCCGGTTATCATCAAGGCATCTGCAGGCGGCGGTGGACGCGGCATGAAGGTTGCACGCAACGCTGATGAGCTATCAATTGCTCTTTCAACAGCACGCACCGAGGCAGGTGCAGCTTTTGGTGATGACGCGGTTTACATTGAAAAATATCTTGAAAAGCCGCGCCATATTGAAGTTCAGGTTATGGGCGATGGCGCAGGAAATGCAATTCACCTTGGTGAACGTGATTGTTCGTTACAACGACGCCATCAAAAGGTTTGGGAAGAAGCAACCTCACCCGCTTTAGATGATGAAGCTCGCCAAAAAATTGGTAATATCGTTGCCAAAGCCTGTGCTGGTCTTGGCTATCGCGGTGCTGGCACCATCGAGTTTCTCTATGAAAATGGTGAATTCTATTTCATTGAAATGAATACACGCCTACAAGTTGAGCATCCGGTTACTGAAGCTATCACCGGTATAGACCTTGTGCATGAACAAATTCGCGTTGCATCAGGCAATGGTTTATCAGTTACCCAAGATGAGGTTCGTTTTTCTGGTCATGCGATTGAATGCCGTATTAATGCTGAGGATCCGCATAACTTTACGCCATCACCAGGTTTAATCACCCATTTTCATACTCCAGGTGGCTTGGGCATTCGTGTTGATTCGGGAGCCTATACGGGTTATCGTATTCCACCTTATTATGATAGCTTGATTGGTAAACTTATCGTTCATGGTCGCAATCGTAAAGAATGCATGATGCGTTTGCGCCGTGCGTTGGATGAATTTGTCGTCGATGGTGTAAAGACCACACTACCTTTGTTTATGGACCTCATTAAGAATGACGATATTGCCAAAGGTGACTATGATATTCATTGGCTAGAAAAATATTTAGCAAATAAAAATCCAGCTAAATAA
- the hflX gene encoding GTPase HflX, with amino-acid sequence MRSLVVVPVVKEDRLTENMPSRSISARVEEALGLARAIDLDVVVQQTVTLSQVKPATLLGSGKVDELGEIIADNEIGLAIVDYSLTPVQQRNLEKAWNCKVIDRTGLILEIFGERARTREGTLQVELAHLNYQKGRLVRSWTHLERQRGGGGFLGGPGETQIEADRRLLQDKITRLKRDLEKVVKTRELHRAKRKKTPHPVVALVGYTNAGKSTLFNRITGADVLAKDMLFATLDPTLRRIKFPHGDTVILSDTVGFISNLPTHLVAAFRATLEEVIEADIILHVRDMSDPDNAIHRQDVLDILKGLGVEVDDPKRMIEVWNKVDRLEVAAQEQLQQTAQTAILPSIPLSAIDGTGIDELTTLIEQRISGKIEHISLHLNSNELVLLDWLYRNGRNQQRKDLEDGSVEISVDLSNSAHEAFKIRRERLNVS; translated from the coding sequence ATGCGCAGTCTTGTTGTTGTGCCGGTGGTAAAAGAAGATCGACTAACGGAAAATATGCCCAGTCGCAGTATATCTGCACGGGTTGAAGAAGCTTTGGGGCTTGCGCGAGCAATTGATCTTGATGTAGTGGTGCAGCAGACTGTTACGCTAAGTCAGGTTAAACCTGCAACGCTGCTTGGCAGTGGTAAGGTGGATGAGCTTGGCGAAATTATAGCAGACAATGAAATAGGCTTGGCAATTGTTGATTATAGTTTGACGCCTGTTCAGCAACGCAACCTTGAAAAAGCTTGGAATTGTAAAGTTATTGACCGTACGGGTCTTATTCTTGAAATTTTTGGTGAACGCGCGCGCACTCGTGAAGGAACGCTACAGGTTGAACTTGCCCATTTAAATTATCAAAAAGGGCGTCTTGTTCGCAGTTGGACTCACTTGGAGCGACAGCGCGGCGGTGGCGGCTTTTTGGGTGGGCCAGGTGAAACCCAGATCGAAGCTGATAGACGTTTATTACAGGATAAAATTACACGTTTAAAGCGTGATCTTGAAAAGGTGGTCAAGACACGCGAATTGCATCGTGCCAAACGTAAAAAGACACCTCATCCAGTCGTTGCACTGGTTGGTTACACCAATGCGGGTAAATCAACATTGTTTAATCGCATTACTGGTGCTGATGTTTTGGCTAAGGATATGCTATTTGCAACGCTTGATCCAACATTGCGGCGCATAAAGTTTCCGCATGGTGATACGGTTATTTTATCCGATACGGTGGGCTTTATTTCTAATTTGCCAACCCATTTGGTGGCGGCATTTAGGGCAACTCTAGAAGAGGTGATTGAAGCTGATATTATTCTTCATGTCCGCGATATGTCTGATCCAGATAATGCCATCCACCGCCAAGATGTCTTGGATATTCTTAAAGGTCTTGGTGTTGAGGTTGATGACCCTAAACGCATGATTGAAGTTTGGAATAAGGTTGATAGGCTTGAGGTTGCGGCTCAAGAACAGTTGCAGCAAACAGCCCAAACGGCAATTTTACCTAGCATTCCACTATCAGCAATTGATGGTACTGGTATTGATGAGCTGACCACACTTATTGAACAGCGCATATCCGGCAAAATAGAGCACATTAGTTTGCATTTAAATTCAAATGAATTGGTGCTGTTGGATTGGCTTTATCGCAATGGGCGCAACCAACAACGTAAAGATCTTGAAGATGGAAGCGTTGAAATTAGCGTCGATTTGTCAAATTCTGCGCATGAGGCATTCAAAATAAGACGGGAAAGACTTAACGTCAGTTAA
- a CDS encoding molecular chaperone encodes MTALLTENGCHNSEEAKAQECLVGAAILDWFSNLLIAPPDIKLLAEYQTNALSEFLEELGLSLNATKLTGSLTKCLQSNSPEALQGLLSRQYVALFDGFAGPNTVPPYESYYKDAQGRLFQQPYVEMLNILGALDVSVASNCKEPADHLALELAALAEALRQQNSPFIVNLVDRLMSWVPAMGDAVGEKANASFYAELLALLVVYLSSLNSHLQAENIVIH; translated from the coding sequence ATGACTGCTTTGCTAACCGAAAATGGTTGCCATAATAGCGAAGAGGCAAAAGCACAAGAATGTTTGGTGGGGGCTGCAATCTTGGATTGGTTTTCTAATCTGTTAATTGCCCCTCCAGATATAAAGCTTTTGGCTGAATATCAAACCAATGCTCTTTCAGAATTTCTGGAGGAGCTAGGTCTCAGTCTTAATGCAACTAAACTAACTGGCTCTTTAACCAAATGTTTGCAATCTAATTCGCCTGAAGCTTTACAGGGCTTACTTTCAAGGCAATATGTTGCACTATTTGATGGTTTTGCTGGTCCCAATACCGTTCCTCCTTATGAAAGTTATTATAAGGATGCCCAAGGCCGTCTATTTCAACAGCCTTATGTTGAAATGCTAAATATATTGGGTGCCTTGGACGTGTCCGTTGCGTCTAACTGTAAAGAGCCAGCGGATCATTTAGCTTTGGAACTTGCTGCATTAGCTGAAGCACTACGGCAACAAAATAGTCCTTTTATCGTAAATCTGGTCGATCGCCTTATGAGTTGGGTTCCAGCGATGGGCGATGCTGTAGGAGAAAAGGCTAATGCAAGCTTTTATGCTGAACTATTGGCATTGCTGGTAGTCTATTTATCTTCATTAAACAGCCATTTACAGGCTGAAAATATAGTAATACATTAG
- a CDS encoding DUF1489 family protein, producing MGINLVKLCVGASSIEDLQAWIDFRMDEKRSLGKEAKQTHTTRMIPKRKDELLDGGSLYWVIKNNVQCRQRLIDIHEFVDVDGIKRCDLVLEPKIIETQWQPRRAFQGWRYLDDKDAPQDLSANSLAELPIELRHELAELGLL from the coding sequence ATGGGAATTAATCTTGTAAAATTATGTGTTGGCGCTTCTTCAATTGAGGATTTACAGGCTTGGATTGACTTTAGAATGGATGAAAAGCGTTCTTTGGGAAAAGAAGCAAAACAAACCCATACCACACGGATGATCCCCAAGCGCAAAGATGAACTTCTTGACGGTGGCTCACTTTATTGGGTTATTAAAAATAATGTTCAATGCCGGCAAAGACTTATTGATATTCATGAATTTGTTGATGTTGACGGAATTAAAAGATGTGACTTGGTTTTAGAGCCTAAAATCATTGAGACACAATGGCAACCAAGACGCGCCTTCCAAGGTTGGCGTTATCTTGATGATAAAGATGCACCGCAAGACCTATCAGCCAATAGCCTAGCGGAACTACCTATAGAATTGCGCCATGAACTTGCCGAGCTTGGCTTGCTTTAG
- the secG gene encoding preprotein translocase subunit SecG gives MQTVVIVIHLLIVIALVGVILIQRSEGGGLGIGGGSGFMTARGTKNALTRFTAILAGCFFLTSIILTVLQSVSNHTPTSILDNVPPASSAPTPVAPTNNGVPTGIDAPATVAPLNTPSSSSEVPTN, from the coding sequence ATGCAGACAGTTGTCATCGTTATCCACCTTCTGATTGTTATTGCCCTTGTTGGGGTTATATTGATCCAACGTTCTGAGGGCGGTGGTCTTGGTATAGGTGGTGGTTCTGGTTTTATGACCGCACGTGGCACAAAAAATGCCTTAACCCGCTTTACTGCAATTCTTGCTGGGTGTTTCTTTTTAACGTCCATCATCTTAACAGTATTACAGTCGGTATCCAATCATACTCCCACATCAATTCTTGACAATGTTCCTCCAGCTAGCAGTGCTCCCACTCCAGTCGCTCCAACAAATAATGGCGTGCCTACAGGTATTGATGCACCAGCTACAGTTGCACCACTCAATACACCGTCATCTTCGTCAGAAGTACCAACCAATTAG
- the torA gene encoding trimethylamine-N-oxide reductase TorA, which yields MSFDNKNVTKTSLNRRSFLKSAAVLAMLSTTSGALFTRGALAQAANKLTMSASHWGVFRGQVENGRLIEVIPWEKDPHPTPMLQGMMDSIYSPSRIKYPMVRRAWLEQGPGADPAGRGTGDFVRVSWDKALDLVAAELKRVREKYGPTSIFGGSYGWKSVGKFHNCRTLLRRMLKLTGGFVNSLGDYSTGAAQVIMPHVVGSLEVYEQCTSWDVVKENTKTIVFWGCNPVNTNQIGWLVPDHGGFVGLEEVKKAGIRVICIDPIKTETCQFLEGEWLAPRPQTDVAMMLGIAHTLYAEKLHDEAFLKKYTVGFEQFLDYLIGKTDGTAKTAEWAEEICGIDAATIKDLARDFAKNRTMIAAGWSIQRQHHGEQAHWMLVTLCSMLGQIGLPGGGFGFSYHYCSAGTPTATGPILSGITDGPAAPLTELPPGCAPGATNSACQPKSNAIPVCRVVESLLNPGKTIKYNGSDIVLPELHMVYWAGGNPFSHQQDRNEMVEAWKKLDTFVVQDFQWTASARHADIVLPVTTSYERNDIEQMGDYGLSHIVPMKKLVEPMYEARADFDVLADICERLGKRQEFTEGLTEMEWIRNFYEAARIESRAKGMEMPIFDVFWESDEALGFPIKDAQKQFVRYGAFREDPLLNALGTPSGKIEIFSLNIEKMQYDDCPPHPTWMEPIERLDGPTTKYPLHIASNHPIYRLHSQLCGTKLRDEYAVGGREPCWINPKDAAERGLKDGDIARAFNDRGQILVGIKITDVIRPGVIRINEGGWYDPANPREAKTLCRYGDVNNLTTGIATSKLAQANCGQTAVVEIEKFHGEIPTVDVFVEPRKAS from the coding sequence ATGTCATTCGACAATAAAAATGTTACAAAAACTTCATTAAACCGTCGTTCATTTTTAAAAAGTGCGGCAGTGCTTGCAATGTTAAGCACAACGAGTGGTGCATTGTTTACGCGTGGGGCTTTAGCACAAGCTGCAAACAAGCTCACAATGTCTGCAAGCCATTGGGGTGTCTTTCGCGGTCAAGTTGAAAATGGTCGGTTGATAGAAGTAATCCCTTGGGAAAAGGATCCCCATCCAACTCCGATGTTACAAGGTATGATGGATTCGATTTATTCGCCCTCACGGATTAAATACCCCATGGTTCGTCGTGCTTGGCTAGAGCAGGGGCCCGGCGCTGATCCAGCAGGACGAGGGACAGGTGATTTTGTTCGCGTTAGTTGGGATAAAGCTTTAGATTTGGTTGCGGCCGAGTTAAAACGCGTTCGTGAAAAATATGGCCCTACCAGTATTTTTGGCGGTTCATATGGTTGGAAAAGCGTTGGGAAGTTCCATAACTGCCGTACTTTATTACGTCGTATGCTTAAATTAACAGGTGGTTTTGTTAATTCTCTTGGTGATTACTCTACGGGAGCCGCGCAAGTGATTATGCCACATGTCGTTGGTTCGCTAGAGGTATATGAACAATGCACATCTTGGGATGTTGTAAAAGAAAATACTAAAACCATTGTGTTTTGGGGCTGTAATCCGGTCAACACTAATCAGATTGGTTGGCTTGTACCAGATCATGGTGGTTTTGTTGGTTTGGAAGAGGTTAAGAAAGCTGGTATTAGGGTTATTTGTATTGATCCTATCAAAACAGAAACTTGCCAGTTTTTAGAAGGTGAGTGGCTCGCACCGCGTCCGCAAACCGATGTTGCTATGATGCTTGGTATCGCCCACACCCTTTACGCTGAAAAGCTGCATGATGAAGCCTTTTTAAAAAAATATACCGTTGGTTTTGAACAATTTTTGGACTATTTAATTGGTAAAACTGATGGCACTGCGAAAACCGCGGAATGGGCTGAAGAAATTTGCGGTATTGATGCTGCAACTATCAAAGATTTAGCACGCGACTTTGCCAAGAATCGTACGATGATTGCTGCGGGTTGGTCAATTCAACGTCAACACCATGGCGAGCAAGCTCACTGGATGTTAGTCACCTTGTGTTCAATGTTAGGTCAAATTGGTCTGCCTGGCGGAGGTTTCGGCTTTAGTTATCACTATTGTAGTGCCGGTACTCCAACCGCAACCGGTCCAATCCTTAGCGGTATTACTGATGGTCCTGCGGCACCTTTAACTGAATTGCCCCCAGGATGCGCCCCCGGGGCAACCAATTCGGCTTGCCAACCAAAGTCGAATGCTATTCCTGTTTGTCGTGTTGTCGAATCCCTGCTTAATCCAGGTAAAACGATTAAATATAATGGTTCTGATATTGTTTTACCTGAATTGCATATGGTTTATTGGGCAGGTGGTAATCCATTTTCTCACCAACAAGATCGTAATGAAATGGTTGAGGCTTGGAAGAAACTTGATACTTTTGTTGTTCAAGATTTTCAATGGACCGCATCAGCTCGTCACGCAGATATTGTTTTGCCCGTGACAACATCTTATGAGCGCAATGATATCGAGCAAATGGGCGATTATGGCCTTAGCCATATTGTTCCTATGAAAAAACTTGTAGAACCCATGTATGAGGCTCGCGCAGATTTTGATGTCCTTGCAGATATTTGCGAGCGATTAGGTAAGCGCCAGGAATTTACTGAAGGCTTAACAGAAATGGAGTGGATTCGTAACTTTTATGAAGCAGCTCGCATTGAATCTCGTGCCAAAGGTATGGAAATGCCGATTTTTGATGTGTTTTGGGAAAGTGATGAGGCTCTTGGTTTCCCAATTAAAGACGCTCAAAAACAATTTGTTCGTTATGGAGCATTCCGTGAAGACCCATTGTTAAATGCCTTGGGTACACCGTCTGGTAAAATTGAAATTTTTTCTCTTAATATTGAAAAAATGCAATATGATGATTGTCCTCCCCATCCAACATGGATGGAGCCAATTGAGCGTTTGGATGGGCCTACAACCAAATATCCGCTTCATATTGCTTCTAATCATCCGATTTATCGTCTCCACTCGCAATTATGTGGCACCAAACTGCGTGATGAATATGCGGTTGGTGGACGTGAGCCTTGTTGGATTAATCCCAAAGATGCAGCTGAGCGTGGTTTGAAAGATGGCGATATTGCTCGCGCTTTCAATGATCGCGGCCAAATTCTTGTTGGCATTAAAATTACCGATGTTATTCGCCCTGGCGTCATCCGCATCAATGAAGGAGGGTGGTATGATCCAGCAAATCCACGTGAAGCTAAAACCCTTTGTCGTTACGGTGATGTTAATAATTTGACGACTGGTATTGCTACATCAAAATTGGCTCAAGCTAATTGCGGGCAAACGGCAGTTGTTGAAATTGAGAAATTTCATGGTGAAATTCCGACAGTCGATGTCTTTGTTGAGCCTAGAAAAGCAAGCTAA